The nucleotide sequence AAGAGTTAAAATAGATTTGATTACGTTATTATGGCGTATTGAACATGTCGTATGCTTCCAAGTAGACGATATTCGAATTTTCGTAAAATTATTACCCTAATCGGTGTATTTGTATTATTTCTCCAAAACTGTACTTTAGATAAAAGGATAGAATTCGCGGGAGAGGATAAATTAGGCCTGGAAACAGGAAGTAACCCTTGCCAGGAACTAACACATTATAATCGTTGGTTTGCTCTTTACGGTCTATGGCGCATCCCTGGTTCGAGGGATACGGAGATAGAAAAGAAAGAAGGTAAGGTCTATTTCGCAGAACATTCCGTAAATTGGTGGCAGGCTAGTCTGAACGTGCTCACCGGTTTTTTTAGCACCATCACATTCTATAAAGTAACCGTAAATGAATGCGATCTTGGAACCAGATTCGTTCATAGAGACCAATACGAAAAATTCTTTGAAGAAGAAAGAACAAAGGCTCACTCGGAGTTCTTCTCAAAAACCGAAAGAGAATTGGAAGATGCTTTACGTAAGTATTTGGATAAAACAAGCCCGGCGGAAAATGCGGGTAAAAATTATAGCATGATCATCTTGAGAACCGGTAAGACTACTGAAGCAAGGGTAGTGGGCCAGGATGTGGATACTATTAAACTGGAAACGGAAGATTCTAACGGACAAAAGCATGAGTTTACTCTTCCGAAAAAAGAAGTCTATAAAGTGATCTTCGCTACTAAGATCATCAAGGTGAAAGACTCTCCACCGGTTAAAGAGACCGGAAAAGAAAAACACTAATCTTTTTTCGTATCCCTTCTTCGAGGGATACGATTTCTCATTTTCAGTCAATAAATTTAACCGTTAGAAAAATCCTACTTGTGCATAAACCATATCTTCGCTTATCATACGGACAAGGAAATTCTCCTATGGTATCCTGTCGTATTTTATTCGGATCTATACTTTATAAATTTATAATACTCTTGTTCGTTATGCCGATTTTGAACTGTGGATTAGCTTTAGGGTACCAAGCCGAAGAGCAGGCTGCTAAGGCTTCGGAAAATAATAATAATGATTCGATGTTAGCTGCGTTAGGTTTGTTAAGCGGGAATTCGAGCAGTTTGCTTAGCTTTTCTCCTTCTCCATTGACGTTTTCCGCCTCAACGGGAAAATCAGCGTATGATATAACTGTTAATTACTGGCCTGGTTCAGGCACAGGGGAGTTACGTATCGATCCGGTCTGGAATGGGATAATGTCTTGTGCTCCACAAGAAGGAGTGTTCGCGGTGTTTAACGACGACACATATCCTTTGACTTTTGCTAATGTTTCTTTCGACTGTTTTATTACCGGAATTGGCGAAGTATCGCATATTGTGGATATGGCTATCGGATCCGGACTTCCGAGTGTAGGAACGAACCTCGGAAATCTAAGCGTAACTGTAACTCCTTAGTCCGAGTTTTAAAACGTTTTACCTAGCTACTCCGAAACAAACCGCCATCATATCTCCTTGGTCGAATTTTTTAACCGCCCAGTCCGCTATCTTCTTTGTAGTTTTATAGAAGATTCCGGATCCTTTCTTGGCAGTGAGACCGCTTCCATACGAGATATGGCCTAACGGAATATAACCTAATTCATTTCCGAGAGAAATAATACCCGGCAAACTATAATAGTAAAGATGTTCCGGGACATTTAAATATCTCCACTTCGGTCCCAGATACTTTGCAAGAACTCCGTATCTACAGGTGGAAAGGATCATTCTTCCCCCTGGTTTCAGGTGTTTTAAAATTTTCAGAAGTGTTTCTTTCGGATGATGCAGATGTTCGATACTCGCCCAAAGAGTGATTAGATCGAATTTTTCCTTCCCATCTTGGTCCCAGGTCAAAAAATCTTTTTGCTCCACATCCAATCCTAATGTTTCTTTTGCAAAACGAACCGGCCCGCTTGCAATATCCAGACCTTTGGTTTTCCAATTTCTACCTTTTAGATAATCCAAAAAATAACCGGCTGCACAGCCTACATCCAGCGCGGATCTTTCCGGACCTAATAATCTTTCCCAATCGAAAAAACCTAGATCTTTCAGATTCAAATTAAATACTCTTGCGATCTCTTTTTTGGTTTCTTCCGAATAATAATTATCGTAACCTCTGTCCGTTCTTTGTGTGAAGTAAGAGTCCTCATAATACTTGGAAACTTCTGCCAAGCTTGGCTGGGGATTGACCTGAACTAATTTACATTTTTTGCATTCTACAATTTGGAAGATTTCTCCTTTCGGACTGGCCTTGGAGAAAAGCGGGGTGAATTCCGAACTAAAGCAAGTATTGCAAGGTATCGATTGCATATTATAAAGATCGGTGATTTGAGCGGTTTTAGGACATAAAATGAGGATTTTCTTATTTAAAAATTTTATTGCTTCCTATTTTTATCGGATCAGTCTGTCAATTGTTCCTATGAAAACGAAATTTTGCAGATCCAAAATTCGATTTCGGTCTATTCTTCTGTTTCTGGCCTTAATCTTTTCTTTGCCTTCTTGCGGGGTATATCTTCTATTCGAGGAAGAGAACAGTTATTTTGGGAAAGAGAAAAAGAGTCACTCCGATACGCTAAGTATTCTAGGACTTCTCCAATCCAATGCTAATTCGGTCCCGATCGTATTCTCTTCCACTGAGTTTACGACTTCTACTTGGGGGCCGGCGAACTATACAATTTCGGTGAGCAGTATACCTTCTGCTTGGCTGGAACAAAACTTTCAGTTTCATATTTTTATCCAAGCAGTCTGCAACAATGTGACGGTCAACTCCGTTAACGGGGTCCAGGGCAATGCGGATTCTTCGCAATCTTTTTCAGCTCCCAATTATACTTCGATCCTAATCCAAGTAGACGCAAATACTGCGGGGGCTAACTGCCAAGCTTTCGGATATTGTGATATTTCGCATAGTGTACATAATCCAGTGCCTCAATTATTGAGTCAGGGCCAGTTTTTGGGATCTGTTAGAGCACATTTTCCTCCTACCTGTTCTTTTTAATGGCTTGCTTTTTCGGTAAATTTATTATTTAACATAAGGCATGCGAACATCCCTTTACCTTTTAAGGAAATTTATAGTCAGTCCCAAAACTTATCTTGTCGATAAGTATGACTTCTCGGCCTCCAAGAGTTTGCCTTCGGTGCGGGCTCTTATAACAAGTTTTCTATTCATTATGCTTCTTTTTCACAACGTAAGTTGTGGTCTGGTGCTGACCGGGACGGATATAGGTAAAGAGTTTTTAGGTCTTTCCGAAGATGATAAAAAGGACCCGGAAAAGGCAGCCGCTGCATTGCTTTCCTTAGTAACGGGAGGAAGTAATTCGTTACTCGTATTTACTCCAGCAGTGTTATCTACGACCGCTGGAGCAGATGCCTCCTACCAAGTGAGTCTTAGATCGGTTCCTTCCGATTGGACGAGTAATGATGTGACAGTTGGTTTTGATATAGATGTATCGTCTTGTCCATCGGGTACTTTTCCCAATTTTTGGCCTTTTACTTTTAGTCCTCCTTATAATCCGGTAAACGGTCTATTTTTTAGTACTATTAATCCGGGCTCTTGTATCGTGCGGTATACTGTAAGTGGAGAAGTGACATCTCAAAATTCCGGTTTAACTATCGGTGCCGATGCGGGGTCTCTCCCTTTCTTAATCCAGTGAAATGTGGTTGTATCTAAGCGACTTTATCTTAGAAAAACCGCTTTTCCAGAGACAGGGTTTCTAAAATCCTTCCCCTATGTATAGAAACCTTGCATTGTCCTCTCTTTTAGGACTCTCTCTTTTATTTTCCCAATGCCAACCGATCGAATCGGTTGAACCGGAAACATTGAAGATCAAAGCGGTGGGTGATTTAGTCATGGGGACAAATTATCCGGAGAATAAACTTCCTTCCGATCCTAGAAACACTTTGTTCTCTCAGGTGGAACCAAGTTTGAGAGGGGCAGATATACTATTTGCGAATTTCGAAAGTACTCTGACAGACTATCCTCATTGTGCCAAAAATATCAATCGCCCTCTTATATTCGCTTTCAGGACACCGCCATCGTATGCAAAAATTCTAAAGGATGTAGGATTCGATATAGTTTCGATTGCCAACAATCACAGCCTGGATTTTCACCAACAAGGGTTCGAGGATACCGCTAAAAATCTTTCCGAAGCCGGAGTTAGATTCACCGGAAAAAAGGGCGCGATCACTTATATGAACGCAAAAGGAATTTCCGTGGCTTGGATCGGATTTAGTCATATGGAAAGCGCGCATAATCATGTGAACCATATCGAAGAAGGTGTAGCTCTCG is from Leptospira sp. WS58.C1 and encodes:
- a CDS encoding LIC_13076 family protein, whose amino-acid sequence is MLPSRRYSNFRKIITLIGVFVLFLQNCTLDKRIEFAGEDKLGLETGSNPCQELTHYNRWFALYGLWRIPGSRDTEIEKKEGKVYFAEHSVNWWQASLNVLTGFFSTITFYKVTVNECDLGTRFVHRDQYEKFFEEERTKAHSEFFSKTERELEDALRKYLDKTSPAENAGKNYSMIILRTGKTTEARVVGQDVDTIKLETEDSNGQKHEFTLPKKEVYKVIFATKIIKVKDSPPVKETGKEKH
- a CDS encoding class I SAM-dependent methyltransferase is translated as MQSIPCNTCFSSEFTPLFSKASPKGEIFQIVECKKCKLVQVNPQPSLAEVSKYYEDSYFTQRTDRGYDNYYSEETKKEIARVFNLNLKDLGFFDWERLLGPERSALDVGCAAGYFLDYLKGRNWKTKGLDIASGPVRFAKETLGLDVEQKDFLTWDQDGKEKFDLITLWASIEHLHHPKETLLKILKHLKPGGRMILSTCRYGVLAKYLGPKWRYLNVPEHLYYYSLPGIISLGNELGYIPLGHISYGSGLTAKKGSGIFYKTTKKIADWAVKKFDQGDMMAVCFGVAR
- a CDS encoding CapA family protein, coding for MYRNLALSSLLGLSLLFSQCQPIESVEPETLKIKAVGDLVMGTNYPENKLPSDPRNTLFSQVEPSLRGADILFANFESTLTDYPHCAKNINRPLIFAFRTPPSYAKILKDVGFDIVSIANNHSLDFHQQGFEDTAKNLSEAGVRFTGKKGAITYMNAKGISVAWIGFSHMESAHNHVNHIEEGVALVKEAKKKAQLVFISVHGGAEGGPALHVKNEQERFYGEYRGNLVALSHALIDAGADLFIGHGPHLPRAFELYKGKLIAYSLGNFLGYRVFSTKGYGGYSLVLEADLDKQGNFIKGKIHPLQLSQNGIPAPDPEAKTTELIQSLTRSDFPNKGPKIQSDGSFHP